In Candidatus Delongbacteria bacterium, a single window of DNA contains:
- a CDS encoding Crp/Fnr family transcriptional regulator has protein sequence MMTDPLFLRSVILFEDLEDGDLMRVAERLSAKKYRKNNLIIFEEDEGQVLFIIRSGRVKISRINVSGEEVILAILGGADFFGELSIIDGGPRSATVTSLDEVELLSLRRKDFFDILHTYPSVAISLLKLMAGRIRKTDAQLVSLSSLDARGRVINTLVHLCRDLGRDEGADMVLTDLPLQRDLASMAGTSRETMSRLLAKLESEEWLERRGADLVVHNFADFKKLHP, from the coding sequence ATGATGACGGACCCCCTGTTCCTGCGCAGCGTGATCCTCTTCGAGGACCTGGAGGACGGCGACCTGATGCGGGTGGCCGAGCGCCTGAGCGCCAAGAAGTACCGCAAGAACAACCTGATCATCTTCGAGGAGGATGAGGGGCAGGTGCTGTTCATCATCCGCAGCGGCCGGGTGAAGATCTCGCGCATCAACGTCTCGGGCGAGGAGGTGATCCTGGCCATCCTGGGCGGGGCGGACTTCTTCGGCGAGCTGTCGATCATCGACGGCGGCCCGCGCAGCGCCACGGTCACCTCGCTGGACGAGGTGGAGCTGCTCAGCCTGCGCCGCAAGGACTTCTTCGACATCCTGCACACCTATCCCTCGGTGGCCATCTCGCTGCTCAAGCTGATGGCCGGGCGGATCCGCAAGACCGACGCCCAGCTGGTCAGCCTCTCCAGCCTGGACGCCCGCGGCCGGGTGATCAACACCCTGGTCCACCTCTGCCGCGACCTGGGCCGGGACGAGGGCGCCGACATGGTGCTGACCGACCTCCCTCTGCAACGCGACCTGGCCTCCATGGCCGGCACCAGCCGGGAAACCATGTCCCGCCTGCTGGCCAAGCTGGAGAGCGAGGAGTGGCTGGAGCGCCGCGGGGCGGATCTGGTGGTCCACAACTTCGCCGACTTCAAAAAGCTCCACCCCTAA